From Odontesthes bonariensis isolate fOdoBon6 chromosome 21, fOdoBon6.hap1, whole genome shotgun sequence, a single genomic window includes:
- the LOC142371436 gene encoding ADP-ribosylation factor-binding protein GGA1-like has protein sequence MAAPPDTESLESHINRATNPLNRDTDWISIHAFCDQLNNDLEGPQLATRLLAHKIQSPQEWEAMQALLVLETCMKNCGKRFHSEVGKFRFLNELIKVVSPKYLGSRSPEPVKKKVFELIYSWTLGLPDEAKISDAYQMLKKQGIIKQDPELPPDKLLNLPPPRPKNAIFEDEEKSKMLSRLLNSSHPEDLKAANKLIKEMVQEDQRRAEKVSKRVNAIQEVKESVSLLTQLLQDYDSSTADQSNAELIQDLYQRCEKMRPTLFRLASDTEDNDEALAEILQANDSLTTVINLYKQQVKGEVINGNNTLSTLKPGGGGTALLDLSGLDTSPQSPPSFPEFPTPTDSLNAPSQEMGISLLDDELMSLGLSEGTHTSNPPSHPEDSTAWDSFQSSDSIDADIPAAPSLLLSPDPPSHSQPLSPGSTPGNSALDELDLLGKTLLQQSLPPEGLQVKWDKQQSKPTLRDLQSKSGANIPPNPIPAFASDPPAPPPSSQPNLRATLLDTSPTHTETPPAQVTLTDVFVPLESIKPSSLLPVTVFDGNSLRVLFHFARDSPPSRPDVLVVIISMLSSAPVPVTNINFQTTAPKSVAVKLQPPSGTELPAFNPILPPAAVTQILLVANPNKEKVQLQYGLTFNMGEQEHHESGSVEQLPPPEKWGNL, from the exons ATGGCTGCGCCGCCCGACACGGAGAGTTTGGAGTCTCATATCA ACAGAGCCACAAATCCGCTTAATAGGGACACAGACTGGATCAGCATCCATGCCTTCTGTGACCAGCTCAACAATGATTTGGAAGG GCCTCAGCTGGCCACCAGGCTTCTGGCCCACAAGATCCAGTCCCCACAGGAGTGGGAGGCCATGCAGGCACTGCTG GTTCTGGAGACGTGTATGAAAAACTGTGGGAAAAGGTTTCACAGCGAAGTGGGCAAGTTCCGTTTTCTCAACGAACTTATCAAAGTGGTTTCTCCAAAG TACTTAGGCTCACGGTCTCCTGAGCccgtaaaaaaaaaggttttcgaGTTGATCTACAGCTGGACTTTGGGGTTACCTGATGAGGCCAAGATTTCAGATGCCTATCAAATGCTTAAGAAACAAG GTATTATTAAACAAGACCCAGAGCTGCCACCTGACAAACTACTGAACCTTCCTCCACCCAGACCTAAGAATGCCATCTTTGAGGATGAGGAAAAGTCAAAA ATGCTGTCTCGCTTGTTAAATAGTTCACACCCTGAAGACCTGAAAGCCGCCAACAAACTCATCAAGGAAATGGTCCAAGAG gATCAGAGGCGAGCAGAGAAGGTGTCGAAGCGGGTAAACGCCATCCAGGAGGTGAAGGAGAGTGTCTCTCTGCTGACTCAGCTTCTGCAGGACTACGACAGCAGTACTGCTGATCAGAGCAATGCTGAGCTGATACAG GACCTGTACCAGCGCTGCGAGAAGATGAGGCCTACGCTGTTTAGGCTGGCAAGTGACACAGAAGACAACGACGAAGCTCTGG CCGAGATCCTCCAGGCCAACGACAGCCTGACCACCGTCATCAACCTTTACAAGCAGCAGGTGAAGGGGGAGGTTATAAACGGAAACAACACGTTAAGCACACTGAAACCAGGCG GTGGAGGGACGGCGCTGCTAGATCTGTCGGGATTGGACACCTCACCCCAGTCGCCCCCCTCCTTCCCTGAGTTTCCCACTCCAACAGACAGCCTGAATGCGCCCTCGCAGGAGATGGGGATTAGTCTCCTTGATGACGAGCTTATGTCACTCG GTTTAAGCGAAGGAACACACACTTCGAACCCCCCCTCACACCCAGAGGACTCCACAGCGTGGGATTCCTTCCAG TCTTCTGACAGCATAGATGCAGACATCCCAGCAGCACCCAGCCTCCTCCTGAGTCCTGACCCTCCCTCCCACTCTCAGCCCCTTTCGCCTGGCTCCACCCCAGGGAACTCGGCCCTGGATGAGCTGGACCTGCTGGGAAAGACACTGTTACAGCAGTCCCTGCCCCCAGAGGGCCTGCAAGTCAAATG gGACAAGCAGCAGTCAAAACCAACTCTGAGAGATCTTCAAAGCAAGTCGGGAGCCAACATTCCCCCCAATCCCATCCCAGCCTTTGCCTCAGAtccccctgctcctcctcccagCTCTCAGCCCAACCTCAGAGCCACGCTGCTGGATACGTCCCCGACTcacacagagactcctcctgcACAAGTTACCCTCACTGATGTTTTTGTACCGCTAGAATCCATTAAACCCA GCAGTCTGTTACCTGTAACCGTTTTTGACGGAAACAGTCTGCGGGTTCTCTTTCACTTTGCTCGGGACTCGCCTCCGTCTCGACCGGATGTGCTGGTGGTGATCATCTCCATGCTGTCCTCGGCCCCCGTCCCCGTCACCAATATAAACTTCCAGACTACCGCTCCAAAG TCTGTGGCAGTGAAGCTTCAGCCTCCATCGGGAACAGAACTCCCAGCTTTCAACCCCATTCTCCCTCCTGCTGCCGTCACACAGATCCTGCTGGTAGCAAACCCAAACAAG GAGAAAGTTCAGCTGCAGTACGGATTAACCTTCAACATGGGCGAGCAGGAGCACCATGAAAGCGGGAGTGTGGAACAGCTTCCTCCTCCGGAGAAGTGGGGGAACCTATAG
- the LOC142371796 gene encoding MICAL-like protein 1 isoform X1 translates to MASPKVLRDWCRVTCAHYPSVDIKNTSTSFRDGLAFCAIIHKHRPDLIDFNSLSKDNVYENNKLAYEVAETKLGIPALLDPKDMVSTKVPDCLSVFTYLSQYYYFFSRTSCAGPSRLWSSHVVVLNSITKSNKTPDGQTRLQSLTDLETCKEDRFTNTRTRTVCSLCFKPVHLIQRRLVHGKAYHRSCFRCKVCHCTLLPGSYTQGSDTGSLICVYHVTDSRTACRDINQQIRSTDNRPKWEVKAAFHSVDGVAVTALPHCTQTTESQDRLVGEASQTDRIGKQEGSREEKDSAAETSCRSQASVKEKTVEETENGRLAAVVADIKVQQNAAKVSELSSPCAGGAEGSSRPVPAPRRSLNSSAVPVPAPRAKTAQTMSDSPAAGISDSQSKSPPGSSHITSPKVQTNHPWLNIVHPGPWTQLPPAPAPVPLPRSKTVSNMRGAGNRLKTPPPNPFEEEEKVEDTQREAAQLDSANQMKPSEAAVYSENSGDTYAVVCKGNSKNPSVGSERNAVKPPNKPSLKLSRDGSQVALVAITEAQSHILPRSLSVPAITAEPSQSNSAPVELASCQSKTARRENPFDRKVEMSKSKTCQDLSSGRGPAPGHGFPLIKRKVKADQDVSMEDLQVQMRELHTHLEALEQRGVELERSLRDCNKDKEDEQMLTEWFALIHERHVLSRKDTELVYLTKQQKLEDRQADVEYELRCLLNKPESDWSQEDRGREQQLMDELVAIIEQRNQIVSSLDQDRQREREEDLLWEGTVRNKDLKEGPKEPKKSKGKFKPAKVFKMLNHKTESRKDSVEKKS, encoded by the exons ATGGCATCACCGAAGGTTCTACGGGACTGGTGCCGAGTCACATGCGCCCATTACCCCAGTGTGGATATAAAGAACACGTCAACTTCTTTCAGAGACGGACTTGCATTTTGTGCCATCATTCACAAACACCGTCCTGACTTGAT AGATTTCAATTCCCTCTCCAAAGATAATGTTTATGAAAATAACAAGCTG GCATATGAGGTTGCAGAAACGAAACTGGGGATCCCTGCATTGCTGGATCCAAAGGACATGGTGTCCACCAAGGTGCCCGATTGTCTAAGCGTCTTCACCTACCTTTCTCAGTACTACTACTTCTTCAGCAGGACGTCCTGTG CAGGACCCTCCAGACTGTGGTCATCACACGTTGTTGTCTTAAACAGCATCACAAAGAGTAACAAGACTCCTGATGGTCAGACTCGCCTACAG AGCTTGACTGATTTGGAAACCTGCAAAGAAGATCGTTTCACGAACACAAGGACACGAACCGTGTGTAGTCTGTGCTTCAAGCCTGTCCACCTCATACAGAGACGTCTGGTGCATGGAAAGGCTTATCATCGTAGCTGCTTCAG GTGCAAAGTGTGCCACTGCACTCTTTTACCAGGATCTTACACACAAGGAAGTGATACTGGCTCCTTGATTTGTGTTTACCACGTAACGGACAGTAGAACCGCCTGTCGTGACATCAATCAGCAAATTAGATCTACTGATAATCGGCCCAAGTGGGAGGTTAAGGCAGCTTTTCACTCTGTGGATGGAGTGGCTGTCACAGCCCTGCCTCATTGCACTCAGACGACAGAGTCACAGGACAGACTGGTTGGTGAAGCATCGCAGACAGACAGGATAGGAAAGCAGGAGGGAAGCAGAGAGGAAAAAGACTCAGCCGCCGAAACCTCTTGTCGTTCCCAGGCCAGTGTTAAAGAGAAGACTGTCGAGGAAACAGAAAACGGGAGACTTGCAGCCGTCGTAGCTGACATCAAAGTACAGCAGAACGCAGCAAAGGTCTCCGAGCTCTCCTCACCCTGTGCAGGAGGAGCGGAGGGAAGTTCTCGTCCCGTTCCAGCACCCAGACGAAGCTTGAACTCTTCCGCAGTCCCTGTTCCTGCACCAAGAGCCAAAACTGCCCAAACAATGAGCGACTCCCCCGCTGCAG GTATTTCAGACAGCCAAAGCAAATCTCCACCTGGATCTTCTCATAT CACGAGCCCTAAAGTGCAAACCAATCATCCATGGTTGAATATCGTGCATCCTGGACCCTGGACGCAGCTgcctccagctccagctcctgtGCCTCTCCCTCGGTCCAAAACTGTCTCTAACATGCGGGGGGCAGGGAACAGGCTCAAAACGCCTCCTCCCAATCCATTTGAAGAGGAGGAAAAGGTTGAGGACACTCAGAGGGAGGCTGCTCAACTTGATTCTGCCAACCAGATGAAACCCTCAGAGGCAGCTGTGTATTCAGAAAACAGTGGGGACACGTATGCTGTGGTTTGTAAAGGCAATTCCAAAAATCCCTCTGTTGGATCTGAACGGAATGCAGTAAAACCACCGAATAAACCCAGTCTGAAACTATCCAGAGATGGTAGTCAGGTTGCTTTAGTGGCTATTACGGAAGCACAGAGTCACATTTTACCCAGAAGCCTTTCTGTGCCCGCTATCACAGCTGAGCCCTCCCAATCTAACTCTGCACCTGTCGAGCTTGCATCGTGTCAAAGTAAG ACAGCTCGCAGAGAAAATCCTTTCGACAGAAAAGTCGAAATGTCCAAATCAAAGACTTGTCAGGACCTCTCATCCGGCCGGGGCCCTGCTCCTGGCCATGGTTTCCCCCTCATCAAAAGGAAG GTGAAGGCCGACCAGGATGTTTCCATGGAAGACCTGCAGGTGCAGATGAGAGAACTGCACACACATCTGGAGGCACTGGAACAACGAGGAGTCGAACTTGAGAGGAGTCTCAGAGACTGCAATAAGG ATAAAGAAGACGAGCAAATGCTCACAGAGTGGTTCGCCCTTATCCACGAGCGTCATGTTCTGTCTCGCAAAGATACAGAACTGGTCTATCT GACAAAACAGCAAAAGTTAGAGGACAGACAAGCCGATGTGGAGTACGAGCTCAGATGTCTCCTCAATAAGCCTG AAAGTGACTGGAGCCAGGAGGATCGAGGTCGGGAGCAGCAGCTAATGGATGAGCTGGTTGCCATCATTGAACAGAGGAACCAGATCGTCAGCAGCTTGGACCAGGACAGGCAGAG ggAAAGAGAGGAGGACTTACTCTGGGAAGGCACGGTCAGGAACAAAG ACCTCAAGGAGGGACCCAAAGAGCCCAAGAAGTCAAAAGGAAAGTTCAAGCCTGCGAAAGTGTTTAAAATGCTGAACCATAAAACAGAAAGCCGCAAGGACTCTGTGGAGAAGAAgagctga
- the LOC142371796 gene encoding uncharacterized protein LOC142371796 isoform X3, which translates to MASPKVLRDWCRVTCAHYPSVDIKNTSTSFRDGLAFCAIIHKHRPDLIDFNSLSKDNVYENNKLAYEVAETKLGIPALLDPKDMVSTKVPDCLSVFTYLSQYYYFFSRTSCAGPSRLWSSHVVVLNSITKSNKTPDGQTRLQSLTDLETCKEDRFTNTRTRTVCSLCFKPVHLIQRRLVHGKAYHRSCFRCKVCHCTLLPGSYTQGSDTGSLICVYHVTDSRTACRDINQQIRSTDNRPKWEVKAAFHSVDGVAVTALPHCTQTTESQDRLVGEASQTDRIGKQEGSREEKDSAAETSCRSQASVKEKTVEETENGRLAAVVADIKVQQNAAKVSELSSPCAGGAEGSSRPVPAPRRSLNSSAVPVPAPRAKTAQTMSDSPAAGISDSQSKSPPGSSHITSPKVQTNHPWLNIVHPGPWTQLPPAPAPVPLPRSKTVSNMRGAGNRLKTPPPNPFEEEEKVEDTQREAAQLDSANQMKPSEAAVYSENSGDTYAVVCKGNSKNPSVGSERNAVKPPNKPSLKLSRDGSQVALVAITEAQSHILPRSLSVPAITAEPSQSNSAPVELASCQNSSQRKSFRQKSRNVQIKDLSGPLIRPGPCSWPWFPPHQKEGEGRPGCFHGRPAGADERTAHTSGGTGTTRSRT; encoded by the exons ATGGCATCACCGAAGGTTCTACGGGACTGGTGCCGAGTCACATGCGCCCATTACCCCAGTGTGGATATAAAGAACACGTCAACTTCTTTCAGAGACGGACTTGCATTTTGTGCCATCATTCACAAACACCGTCCTGACTTGAT AGATTTCAATTCCCTCTCCAAAGATAATGTTTATGAAAATAACAAGCTG GCATATGAGGTTGCAGAAACGAAACTGGGGATCCCTGCATTGCTGGATCCAAAGGACATGGTGTCCACCAAGGTGCCCGATTGTCTAAGCGTCTTCACCTACCTTTCTCAGTACTACTACTTCTTCAGCAGGACGTCCTGTG CAGGACCCTCCAGACTGTGGTCATCACACGTTGTTGTCTTAAACAGCATCACAAAGAGTAACAAGACTCCTGATGGTCAGACTCGCCTACAG AGCTTGACTGATTTGGAAACCTGCAAAGAAGATCGTTTCACGAACACAAGGACACGAACCGTGTGTAGTCTGTGCTTCAAGCCTGTCCACCTCATACAGAGACGTCTGGTGCATGGAAAGGCTTATCATCGTAGCTGCTTCAG GTGCAAAGTGTGCCACTGCACTCTTTTACCAGGATCTTACACACAAGGAAGTGATACTGGCTCCTTGATTTGTGTTTACCACGTAACGGACAGTAGAACCGCCTGTCGTGACATCAATCAGCAAATTAGATCTACTGATAATCGGCCCAAGTGGGAGGTTAAGGCAGCTTTTCACTCTGTGGATGGAGTGGCTGTCACAGCCCTGCCTCATTGCACTCAGACGACAGAGTCACAGGACAGACTGGTTGGTGAAGCATCGCAGACAGACAGGATAGGAAAGCAGGAGGGAAGCAGAGAGGAAAAAGACTCAGCCGCCGAAACCTCTTGTCGTTCCCAGGCCAGTGTTAAAGAGAAGACTGTCGAGGAAACAGAAAACGGGAGACTTGCAGCCGTCGTAGCTGACATCAAAGTACAGCAGAACGCAGCAAAGGTCTCCGAGCTCTCCTCACCCTGTGCAGGAGGAGCGGAGGGAAGTTCTCGTCCCGTTCCAGCACCCAGACGAAGCTTGAACTCTTCCGCAGTCCCTGTTCCTGCACCAAGAGCCAAAACTGCCCAAACAATGAGCGACTCCCCCGCTGCAG GTATTTCAGACAGCCAAAGCAAATCTCCACCTGGATCTTCTCATAT CACGAGCCCTAAAGTGCAAACCAATCATCCATGGTTGAATATCGTGCATCCTGGACCCTGGACGCAGCTgcctccagctccagctcctgtGCCTCTCCCTCGGTCCAAAACTGTCTCTAACATGCGGGGGGCAGGGAACAGGCTCAAAACGCCTCCTCCCAATCCATTTGAAGAGGAGGAAAAGGTTGAGGACACTCAGAGGGAGGCTGCTCAACTTGATTCTGCCAACCAGATGAAACCCTCAGAGGCAGCTGTGTATTCAGAAAACAGTGGGGACACGTATGCTGTGGTTTGTAAAGGCAATTCCAAAAATCCCTCTGTTGGATCTGAACGGAATGCAGTAAAACCACCGAATAAACCCAGTCTGAAACTATCCAGAGATGGTAGTCAGGTTGCTTTAGTGGCTATTACGGAAGCACAGAGTCACATTTTACCCAGAAGCCTTTCTGTGCCCGCTATCACAGCTGAGCCCTCCCAATCTAACTCTGCACCTGTCGAGCTTGCATCGTGTCAAA ACAGCTCGCAGAGAAAATCCTTTCGACAGAAAAGTCGAAATGTCCAAATCAAAGACTTGTCAGGACCTCTCATCCGGCCGGGGCCCTGCTCCTGGCCATGGTTTCCCCCTCATCAAAAGGAAG GTGAAGGCCGACCAGGATGTTTCCATGGAAGACCTGCAGGTGCAGATGAGAGAACTGCACACACATCTGGAGGCACTGGAACAACGAGGAGTCGAACTTGA
- the LOC142371796 gene encoding MICAL-like protein 1 isoform X2: MVSTKVPDCLSVFTYLSQYYYFFSRTSCAGPSRLWSSHVVVLNSITKSNKTPDGQTRLQSLTDLETCKEDRFTNTRTRTVCSLCFKPVHLIQRRLVHGKAYHRSCFRCKVCHCTLLPGSYTQGSDTGSLICVYHVTDSRTACRDINQQIRSTDNRPKWEVKAAFHSVDGVAVTALPHCTQTTESQDRLVGEASQTDRIGKQEGSREEKDSAAETSCRSQASVKEKTVEETENGRLAAVVADIKVQQNAAKVSELSSPCAGGAEGSSRPVPAPRRSLNSSAVPVPAPRAKTAQTMSDSPAAGISDSQSKSPPGSSHITSPKVQTNHPWLNIVHPGPWTQLPPAPAPVPLPRSKTVSNMRGAGNRLKTPPPNPFEEEEKVEDTQREAAQLDSANQMKPSEAAVYSENSGDTYAVVCKGNSKNPSVGSERNAVKPPNKPSLKLSRDGSQVALVAITEAQSHILPRSLSVPAITAEPSQSNSAPVELASCQSKTARRENPFDRKVEMSKSKTCQDLSSGRGPAPGHGFPLIKRKVKADQDVSMEDLQVQMRELHTHLEALEQRGVELERSLRDCNKDKEDEQMLTEWFALIHERHVLSRKDTELVYLTKQQKLEDRQADVEYELRCLLNKPESDWSQEDRGREQQLMDELVAIIEQRNQIVSSLDQDRQREREEDLLWEGTVRNKDLKEGPKEPKKSKGKFKPAKVFKMLNHKTESRKDSVEKKS; this comes from the exons ATGGTGTCCACCAAGGTGCCCGATTGTCTAAGCGTCTTCACCTACCTTTCTCAGTACTACTACTTCTTCAGCAGGACGTCCTGTG CAGGACCCTCCAGACTGTGGTCATCACACGTTGTTGTCTTAAACAGCATCACAAAGAGTAACAAGACTCCTGATGGTCAGACTCGCCTACAG AGCTTGACTGATTTGGAAACCTGCAAAGAAGATCGTTTCACGAACACAAGGACACGAACCGTGTGTAGTCTGTGCTTCAAGCCTGTCCACCTCATACAGAGACGTCTGGTGCATGGAAAGGCTTATCATCGTAGCTGCTTCAG GTGCAAAGTGTGCCACTGCACTCTTTTACCAGGATCTTACACACAAGGAAGTGATACTGGCTCCTTGATTTGTGTTTACCACGTAACGGACAGTAGAACCGCCTGTCGTGACATCAATCAGCAAATTAGATCTACTGATAATCGGCCCAAGTGGGAGGTTAAGGCAGCTTTTCACTCTGTGGATGGAGTGGCTGTCACAGCCCTGCCTCATTGCACTCAGACGACAGAGTCACAGGACAGACTGGTTGGTGAAGCATCGCAGACAGACAGGATAGGAAAGCAGGAGGGAAGCAGAGAGGAAAAAGACTCAGCCGCCGAAACCTCTTGTCGTTCCCAGGCCAGTGTTAAAGAGAAGACTGTCGAGGAAACAGAAAACGGGAGACTTGCAGCCGTCGTAGCTGACATCAAAGTACAGCAGAACGCAGCAAAGGTCTCCGAGCTCTCCTCACCCTGTGCAGGAGGAGCGGAGGGAAGTTCTCGTCCCGTTCCAGCACCCAGACGAAGCTTGAACTCTTCCGCAGTCCCTGTTCCTGCACCAAGAGCCAAAACTGCCCAAACAATGAGCGACTCCCCCGCTGCAG GTATTTCAGACAGCCAAAGCAAATCTCCACCTGGATCTTCTCATAT CACGAGCCCTAAAGTGCAAACCAATCATCCATGGTTGAATATCGTGCATCCTGGACCCTGGACGCAGCTgcctccagctccagctcctgtGCCTCTCCCTCGGTCCAAAACTGTCTCTAACATGCGGGGGGCAGGGAACAGGCTCAAAACGCCTCCTCCCAATCCATTTGAAGAGGAGGAAAAGGTTGAGGACACTCAGAGGGAGGCTGCTCAACTTGATTCTGCCAACCAGATGAAACCCTCAGAGGCAGCTGTGTATTCAGAAAACAGTGGGGACACGTATGCTGTGGTTTGTAAAGGCAATTCCAAAAATCCCTCTGTTGGATCTGAACGGAATGCAGTAAAACCACCGAATAAACCCAGTCTGAAACTATCCAGAGATGGTAGTCAGGTTGCTTTAGTGGCTATTACGGAAGCACAGAGTCACATTTTACCCAGAAGCCTTTCTGTGCCCGCTATCACAGCTGAGCCCTCCCAATCTAACTCTGCACCTGTCGAGCTTGCATCGTGTCAAAGTAAG ACAGCTCGCAGAGAAAATCCTTTCGACAGAAAAGTCGAAATGTCCAAATCAAAGACTTGTCAGGACCTCTCATCCGGCCGGGGCCCTGCTCCTGGCCATGGTTTCCCCCTCATCAAAAGGAAG GTGAAGGCCGACCAGGATGTTTCCATGGAAGACCTGCAGGTGCAGATGAGAGAACTGCACACACATCTGGAGGCACTGGAACAACGAGGAGTCGAACTTGAGAGGAGTCTCAGAGACTGCAATAAGG ATAAAGAAGACGAGCAAATGCTCACAGAGTGGTTCGCCCTTATCCACGAGCGTCATGTTCTGTCTCGCAAAGATACAGAACTGGTCTATCT GACAAAACAGCAAAAGTTAGAGGACAGACAAGCCGATGTGGAGTACGAGCTCAGATGTCTCCTCAATAAGCCTG AAAGTGACTGGAGCCAGGAGGATCGAGGTCGGGAGCAGCAGCTAATGGATGAGCTGGTTGCCATCATTGAACAGAGGAACCAGATCGTCAGCAGCTTGGACCAGGACAGGCAGAG ggAAAGAGAGGAGGACTTACTCTGGGAAGGCACGGTCAGGAACAAAG ACCTCAAGGAGGGACCCAAAGAGCCCAAGAAGTCAAAAGGAAAGTTCAAGCCTGCGAAAGTGTTTAAAATGCTGAACCATAAAACAGAAAGCCGCAAGGACTCTGTGGAGAAGAAgagctga
- the polr2f gene encoding DNA-directed RNA polymerases I, II, and III subunit RPABC2 has protein sequence MSDNEDNFDDGDFDDAEEDEGLDDLENAEDEDQENVQILPAGEGQQANQRRITTSYMTKYERARVLGTRALQIAMCAPVMVELEGETDPLQIAMKELKSRKIPIIIRRYLPDGSYEDWGCDELIITD, from the exons ATGTCCGACAATGAAGATAA CTTCGATGATGGAGATTTTGATGACGCTGAGGAGGATGAAGGATTAGATGATTTGGAAAACGCTGAAGAT GAAGATCAGGAGAATGTGCAGATCCTCCCTGCAGGAGAGGGCCAGCAGGCAAACCAGAGGAGGATCACAACATCGTACATGACAAAATATGAGAGGGCCAGAGTTCTTGGGACGCGAGCTCTCCAGATAGC GATGTGTGCTCCTGTGATGGTGGAGTTGGAAGGAGAAACTGATCCTCTGCAGATAGCTATGAAAGAACTTAA GAGCAGAAAGATCCCCATCATCATCCGAAGGTACCTTCCCGACGGCAGTTACGAGGACTGGGGTTGTGACGAGCTCATTATAACTGACTGA
- the sox10 gene encoding transcription factor SOX-10 has translation MSREEQSFSEVELSPGMSDDSRSLSPGHSSGAACGGDSPLHGQQQPQQAGLDSASAGCSSVKSDDEDERFPAGIRDAVSQVLNCYDWTLVPMPVRVNTSSKNKPHVKRPMNAFMVWAQAARRKLADQHPHLHNAELSKTLGKLWRLLNESDKRPFIQEAERLRKQHKKDYPDYKYQPRRRKNGKIGSGSGSETDSHLEGEVSHSQSHKGLHLEVVLGGGAESPLAKGHHPHAAGQSHSPPTPPTTPKTEQSGKIGDGKREGAGNGGSRSTMGAEGSSGPPGSGKPHIDFGNVDIGEISHEVMANMEPFDVNEFDQYLPPNGHPGVGPSGGAGGVAAASPASPYTYSISSALAAASGHSAAWLSKQHQQPQQHHGSPLSSDGSKAQIKSETGGPGGHFADAASPGTHVTYTPTHVSLPHYSSAFPSLASRAQFAEYADHQSSGSYYAHSSQASGLYSAFSYMGPSQRPLYTAITDPASVSQSHSPTHWEQPVYTTLSRP, from the exons ATGTCCAGAGAAGAGCAGAGCTTTTCTGAGGTTGAGCTCAGTCCCGGCATGTCGGACGATAGCCGCTCCCTCTCACCGGGTCACTCCTCCGGTGCTGCATGCGGGGGTGACTCGCCCCTCCACGGGCAGCAGCAGCCGCAGCAGGCGGGTCTGGACAGCGCGTCGGCGGGCTGCTCGTCCGTTAAATCTGACGACGAGGACGAACGCTTCCCCGCTGGAATCCGTGACGCGGTGAGCCAAGTGCTCAACTGCTACGACTGGACCCTAGTACCGATGCCCGTGCGCGTGAACACGTCAAGCAAGAACAAACCGCACGTGAAGAGGCCGATGAACGCTTTCATGGTTTGGGCGCAGGCAGCTCGCAGGAAACTAGCCGACCAACACCCGCACCTGCACAACGCGGAGCTCAGCAAGACCCTGGGGAAGCTTTGGAG GCTTCTTAATGAGAGCGACAAACGACCCTTCATTCAGGAGGCAGAGAGGCTGAGGAAGCAGCACAAGAAGGATTATCCAGACTACAAATACCAGCCACGCCGCCGCAAGAATGGAAAAATTGGCTCTGGGTCAGGAAGTGAGACTGACAGCCATTTGGAGGGTGAGGTCAGCCACAGCCAATCTCACAAGGGACTACACCTGGAAGTGGTCCTCGGTGGGGGAGCCGAGTCCCCTCTGGCAAAGGGGCACCACCCTCATGCTGCAG GTCAGAGCCACAGTCCTCCCACACCTCCCACCACTCCCAAAACTGAACAGTCTGGGAAGATAGGAGATGGTAAGAGGGAGGGTGCTGGGAATGGGGGCTCCCGAAGCACAATGGGGGCAGAAGGAAGCTCAGGTCCTCCAGGATCAGGGAAGCCTCATATCGACTTTGGAAATGTGGACATTGGCGAGATAAGCCATGAGGTGATGGCCAACATGGAGCCTTTTGATGTCAATGAGTTTGACCAGTATCTGCCCCCCAATGGGCACCCAGGCGTTGGGCCGAGTGGTGGTGCAGGAGGAGTTGCAGCGGCCTCTCCAGCCTCTCCGTACACCTATAGTATCTCTTCAGCTCTGGCAGCAGCCAGCGGACACTCAGCAGCCTGGCTTTCCAAGCAGCATCAGCAGCCACAGCAACATCACGGCTCCCCTCTGAGCTCAGACGGCTCCAAGGCGCAGATCAAGAGCGAGACAGGGGGTCCTGGGGGTCACTTTGCAGATGCAGCCTCACCAGGCACTCATGTCACCTACACCCCTACTCATGTCAGCCTTCCTCATTACAGCTCTGCTTTCCCCTCGTTGGCCTCAAGGGCTCAGTTTGCAGAATATGCCGACCACCAGTCTTCGGGGTCATACTATGCCCACTCTAGCCAGGCCTCAGGGTTGTACTCTGCCTTCTCTTACATGGGGCCTTCCCAAAGGCCCCTTTACACTGCCATCACTGACCCAGCCAGCGTATCACAGTCGCACAGCCCCACACACTGGGAGCAGCCTGTCTACACAACACTGTCGCGGCCATGA